In Xenopus tropicalis strain Nigerian chromosome 5, UCB_Xtro_10.0, whole genome shotgun sequence, one genomic interval encodes:
- the LOC100485774 gene encoding cystatin-C, translating to MDAAVVVMFLMVAAAASASRGTAVGGLRPASVNEQGVQQAMAFAMEEYNKRSNDMFVNTITKVNGVTKQIVAGTLYRIDADIARTECKKSAVGVQNCPLHTDPDFVKSMNCKFEVFSVPWMRTISLEKHECS from the exons ATGGATGCGGCTGTGGTGGTTATGTTTCTCATGGTTGCGGCCGCCGCATCGGCTTCGAGAGGTACAGCCGTAGGTGGACTGCGACCTGCAAGTGTAAATGAACAAGGTGTGCAGCAAGCTATGGCGTTCGCCATGGAAGAATATAACAAACGCAGCAACGACATGTTCGTCAATACGATCACCAAGGTTAACGGAGTAACCAAACAG ATTGTGGCCGGTACGCTGTACCGTATAGATGCTGACATAGCTCGGACTGAGTGCAAAAAGTCAGCTGTTGGTGTACAAAATTGTCCTCTCCACACTGACCCAGACTTTGTCAAG AGTATGAATTGCAAATTTGAAGTGTTTTCTGTTCCTTGGATGAGAACAATTTCACTGGAAAAGCATGAGTGCTCCTAA